Within the Cotesia glomerata isolate CgM1 linkage group LG6, MPM_Cglom_v2.3, whole genome shotgun sequence genome, the region CAATGTTCGAATCCGTCGAAAATGTTcgagaaaattctaaaattatctagaaattttttgaaagatctagtaaaatctaaaatctacgtttagattctgatcgaatgagaatgttctagaaaattttcgaatgatTCAGAAATGTCTAGAATGatctaaaaatttctagaaagATCCGGTAAGATGTAAAATCTACGTTTCGATTCTGATTGAATGAGAATGTtccataaaattctaaaatgatctagaattttctagatGATCTGGGAAGttataaaatctacgtttggattctgcacggaaaaaaatttgttgttgctgcaacaggatTTTCCTGCAGCTGCAACAGGAGGCAGCCATGTTGCAACAACAGGAAATTGCAACACATGTTAATTTACAATAACAATCAGAAATAATGTGgtgaaaatatcaatttttgtttCGTTCTTTTGAGTACTtgtttacttacaaatttctgCATATTAATGTTTCTCAATCTCAAGTTTCAAATCATTTCCATGTTAATAAGATGATAAGTGGCGTTCACAACTTTAAGTAaagtaaaacaaaaatcacagttctaaaaatttcacgaTCTTTTGAGATCAGTACAAGGTAtgatacagaaaaaaaaattgagcaaaaattttaatatagatcgtcatttttgaagattttcaaaaattcaaaatttaacaaatttggcatttttcaaaacctttttttttttcaatagccccaagtgccccctttcaaacaaaagaaaggccattcctgtatctatattagcattcgagatataacaaaaacaaaattgaaaaactggaaaaatcgcgcaattttgaatttgcatatattttgaaaaaaaattttttgtttttttccttTGACAGAAGTTCGttgtatgataaaagaaaacttctgatcaaaatttatccaaatcgaTAGGGTttgattccaactattggtcgatttgacatgaattgacccaactatattttactatCAAGTCGCAACAACAGTAATaatcctgttgctgcaacatgactgcctcctgttgcagcaacaataaatttttttccgtgtgatCGAATGAGATTGTTATAGGAAATTCTCGAATGAAccagaaatttctagaaaGATCTGGTAGGatctaaaatctacgtttaaattctgatcgaatgagaatgttctagaaaattctagaatgatcgggaagttctaaaatctacgtttaaattctgatcgaatgagtatgttctagaaaattctagaatgattCAGAAATTTATAGAATGATCTAAGAAGTTCTAAAACTTACGTTCAGATTTTAATCTAATGAGAATGTCCTATAAATATCTAGAATGGTCTGGAAAATTCTGaaatctacgtttagattctgattGAATGAgagtgatttaaaaaattctagaatgatctagAATAATTCCTAATAAATTAGAAAGCTCCAAAATTTATGTCAATATTCTTATCGATCGAAAATATGTCGgattgttctaaaaatttttaaaacatcttgaaaaattgaaatattatcaaataactgttctattaaaaataatccagCGAAGCGGTCGTTACGGCTcgtgttttataaaataattatatttgaaaccaaataaattctttacaaattctaataaataaaattatttatataggGGGTTCACTTTGCTTGCCGTGATTTTTTTCACAGTAGCGACTGCTGAGAgttcaaataataaaacaaatgatCCAACCAGAAAccataattctttaataaaaaataagggaTATGGTAAGTGTTTCTTTGAATATTtaccattaaattttttaaacatatggATAGTATTAAATCGAATATTCTGCCTAGGATTGTACATGCTGCAAAATATGAACCTGAGCGTCGATCCTTGTGACAATTTTTACGAATTCGCTTGTGGTAATTTTGATGATCTGAATTCTTCGGCTAAACGTAATAGATATTATGATAAAGGGAATGATGTCATTGCTTCGAGGATGGAAAGTTTGATAACTGATTCCCGTCGatcgtttaaatttaaaccttttaaatttataagtgatttttattactcttgcgaaaatattaacaattaccATCGtaagtattaaattaatgattattaattgacattttaaaatgttttttcagtAATAATATAATGAAATTGCTTTCTTAGTTACAGAATACTTTTATGAAGATGATACAAAGTtcttaaatgaaataatatcaaaattagGCGGATGGCCAGTCCTTGAAGGAAATAAGTGGAatgaaactaatttttattgggAAAAGCATATCGAAAAAGCGACAAGTATTGGTCTCAccaataatgatttttataagttagGTATAGATCGGATCGATGGAGTTGTAAAATTCACAGTAAgtaatatttatctattttggtataaaataactataaacaattGGCAAGTTTTTTCAAGAAttactcaatttatttattgtactaTTCATTTTTGTTTGATAACAGGTATATCCACAGGTAACAGATTCTTCAACAATTGATCCATCTATCGACATATTATCAAATGCTAACTTTAAATTCATGTCTGATGTCGCAATATTCCTGGGGGCTGATAAAAACCAAACCAAAGAGCTTAAATTATCATTAGAGTTCGGgcatgatatttataaatattatcacaACAAAAGCcattttatagataataataagctTCTGGAGATGTCAGTGAAAGAAATGATAGAGAAATGGCCCAGTATAGACTGgataaaatctttaagttcTGACACAAAGCCgtactataattttacaaatgaaacAAATGTTCATATAgaatttccaaattttatcaCTCACGTTgagaaattgttaaataaaacgCCTAAAAGGGTTCAAGCCAATTACTTGATTTGGAATTTGATCCAGTTTGCGATTCCGTACATAAATTCTAATACGCTTTTGCACTATAGTCAACCTAatagaagattttttttttttccaattaaaaTTCTCCAATTTGATTGCATGAAACTTGTTAAACTTCAATTGAAACCTCTTCTGCGGGCTTATTATATTCGAGAGTATCCAGTTGATAAGCGTACTAAAAGTGAGGTTTATGCGATTTATTCTaatgtaaagaataaattgattgaaattataaattcttcaCAATGGCTCGATAACAACTCTAAAATTGAAACTATTAATAGAGTAGCCTCTATTAAAACGGTTATTGGTTATCCAGATGAATTACTGAATAatgatgaattaaaaaattactttgaggGTCTTGAGATTACTcgggataatttttttaaaaattatctcaatGTGAATTTGTTTAATAGTAAGTTAATAAAAGTTCGATCATTCATACCAGTAAGTTCTGCTAAACTTggtattgatttatttacattCATGTATAATGACTTCAACAACGCTAGATATAATAAACTCAATAATTTCATAGgtatgtatttaaaataatgttataaTCTGATGCATTATTGTACAATAAAACTtcagaaaatttatcatttcttAAGTAGTCTAGAAaatatctgacaatttttgaaatttctataaaaaatcaattatagtaaaaaaatatttttttatcaaaatttttttcataataattttattgttataaattagaaaatttcttaaatatttgttaattgttttaattttttttttcctctgaagaaatttaataaaaaaattttagatattagaGAAAGCATTCACTTttgttaaatgaaaaataaatattatttttagttgttTCAGTTGAATTACTCAGGAATAACTTTTTTGATGTTGACTTTTTCAATTACTTGAATTATGGAGTAATCGGTGAAATCATCGGTCATGAATTAAGTCATGCCGTAGATAGCGGAACTAGATTTTTGGAAAAGACTGGGTTAAAATATAAATGGAGTAATTCATCGAATGATAGATATCAAAATCAGGAGACTTGTATGATCAATCAATATCAAAACTATTTTaccgtaaataaaattaaggtATGATATACAATCAGTCAACAAGATACTTTAACTTTACGAAAATTCGATGCATTTTTATAGTGATGCTCATcttataattcatttattttgcaGCTCAACGCTACAAAACACTTAGTTGAAAATATTGCCGATAATAttggaataaaaatagcttactTGGCCTACCAAGATTGGGTCGCTCAAAACGGTCATGAGCCAAATTTACCCGGACTGTCGTACACACCCAATCAATTGTACTGGATATCATTCGCTAATCAATGGTGTCAATCAAAATCGATATTATCGAATTTAGACGACAAGGACTTTCATGCTCCTAATGATAAGCGAGTGATTGGGCCGCTTTCAAACAACATAGAGTTTTCAAAAGATTTCAACTGTCCCGTTGGATCGAACATGAATCCTTTAAACAAGTGTGCTTTTTTCTGAAAACATCTGTTGTGGTTAATAAAGATACTTGTAGATAATCTACATTAATCttgctattaatttattataaaattattttcaacctTACtattaaaactcaaaaaataaatataataattattagagcgtcgttgatttaaaaacttagaaCAATTGATTTGCTTTAtgaatttcatattttttttcatgaaatctacaactaaaaaatttttttctcgaatcatttgaaattattaaaaattcactttagtgatttaaaactttaaaaaaataaatctcaaatgactaaaataaaaagctaAATTGTGTTTAGTTGTAAATTAGTAAtcagtaagttttttttttctcttttcttTACAAGTaactaaatatatttataaaattttgattcatttaaataaatactgtCTACGTTAAATCAACAAAATTGTcgattttgaaattaaatctttCTGTGATGTCGAATTGCACCTCGAAGCAGAGTTTGTCCGTACagattttttcttcattccaGTTCTATTGCTAGTAGGAAACTCTTCATACTTTTTATAGCCACCGAGTCCGTCAGAGATGTACGTATCATCCCGTGATCTGGTTAGAGTccataaacaaatatttattattatatttgatattaaatttggatttttaaaactttgcactcgaataataaaaacaaaaataataatcataataatcctctattaaaaagttgatgtgacgttttcattgttgtcgcttttcgttgCTAAAGTAACTACTTTGGCaacggttaaatattaatgaattaaatttgtaaaaatattgattaattgaataattgtccATAATATAAACATTTTGACAGAAGAGCGCtcagacttgaaatttggtaggaatattccttttgccgAGTAAAGATCAgataagaacggattttacgaaattctaCCCATAAGGGGTGTTGCGgggacgttaacaatgaacattcctttttttaaacaattgctCCTACATGCATAACGAAAGTCGGGTATACACAGCGATTTTTTGTGACTATACAatgatagaaagatttttttatatttaataagcgttattaaatattaataaatgattttttaatatcataggatttaataaatattcattaacagttaataaattattcattaaatacgattcattaaatgttaatatatatttgttaagggttaaaaaatattaactaacagttaataagtacaatatattttgaaatacgcccttatggttctaGTCACGCGATTTATTATCTGTTGACaaatatttgtataaaataaaaagcaaaaatagcaattttattttgacactttttatgattcaatagctggaatacatgataataatttaattcactacataaattaacctttttaatatttaaaaatataaaagataattatgagctgtaatagaatttggtattttacaataaacgttattataatgtaatataattaatgcaaataatttatgaagatGATTtgtgtttataagcaatcttcatatcatatgacattgcaaatGGAACAAATTcattcaacaaaatatttatcaattgttaataaatatttgttaactattaataaatacttattaactattaagaAATGTACTTTCttcctaaataaatatttattgaatgttaaaaaatatttattaaattttaataaattaaataattgtcttcaaataaattaaattattaatagttaatacatCCTTCTATCGGTGTAAAATGATATTTCGGGAAATGACGTTTTTACAATCAAAAGAGCGcgcaataatatttaatcgattgatcaattattgaagtagatttaaaaaaaaaaaaatattttgataacaAACGCTTTTCATAAAATCAGATTTTATTTCCATCATCTTGTGAGATAAAACATCAAATAATTCTGTTACATAATTTTACAatggattttccaaacacgacacaagatttttaaaatgattggAGAAAAAGAGATTTTTAAtgcataattaatttctttttattataaaaagctTATCAAGAATATACCATCTAatatattactta harbors:
- the LOC123267235 gene encoding neprilysin-2-like, whose amino-acid sequence is MLQNMNLSVDPCDNFYEFACGNFDDLNSSAKRNRYYDKGNDVIASRMEITEYFYEDDTKFLNEIISKLGGWPVLEGNKWNETNFYWEKHIEKATSIGLTNNDFYKLGIDRIDGVVKFTVYPQVTDSSTIDPSIDILSNANFKFMSDVAIFLGADKNQTKELKLSLEFGHDIYKYYHNKSHFIDNNKLLEMSVKEMIEKWPSIDWIKSLSSDTKPYYNFTNETNVHIEFPNFITHVEKLLNKTPKRVQANYLIWNLIQFAIPYINSNTLLHYSQPNRRFFFFPIKILQFDCMKLVKLQLKPLLRAYYIREYPVDKRTKSEVYAIYSNVKNKLIEIINSSQWLDNNSKIETINRVASIKTVIGYPDELLNNDELKNYFEGLEITRDNFFKNYLNVNLFNSKLIKVRSFIPVSSAKLGIDLFTFMYNDFNNARYNKLNNFIVVSVELLRNNFFDVDFFNYLNYGVIGEIIGHELSHAVDSGTRFLEKTGLKYKWSNSSNDRYQNQETCMINQYQNYFTVNKIKLNATKHLAENIADNIGIKMAYLAYQNWVAQNGHEPNLPGLSYTPNQLFWISFANQWCQSKSILSNLDDKDFHAPNDKRVIGPLSNSIEFSKDFNCPVGSNMNPLNKCAFF